In Streptomyces chartreusis NRRL 3882, the following are encoded in one genomic region:
- a CDS encoding SpoIIE family protein phosphatase, with amino-acid sequence MADRGASALSLPDDWPAHPDRILALNRMGSFDWDLDTGLMQMDAQAHDIFDVRPEEYDYHPRTLSKRVPPGEARRLDTAVSQALKDGSENYGAYFRIRRRDGSLRWTHTQGYIRRDETGRPRRIIGIVRDATQELAESEARSDQAAQDEARRQQTSVVELTTAALAHARTVQDVIDALKDTHGLTHLGATSLVMGLVEAGRIRLVAEGPSDSFVPGTRITRIDEPYPMSEAVRTLGPCFIESPEEFAERYPILWPHITDLNITSAAYLPLIVQAQPIGAMGLLYSDRRGFTPEERNILVALGSSIAQSLQRAMFYEQEMDLAQGLQQAMLPRTIPSVPGADVAVRYRAATIGGSVGRDIGGDWYDLIPLPGGRVGAVIGDVQGHDTHAAAVMGQLRIVLRAYAAEGHTPATVMARASVFLHELDTDRSATCLYAEADLSTGVLQMVRAGHIDPLVRHTDGSCRRVTVPGGLPLGLSAEFGRLDYPVSTVELDPGETLLLCTDGLVEQPGADLDDGMRTLTALVATGPDDVRDLADRLIDVAAERGGDDDVALLLLRRRGPDSPRSGQRLQRHVAPGDPAALAEARHMIRTAVGVWGARERADDIELVADELITNALMHTEGSAIVTLRALTGSERRLRVEVEDSSSALPRRREAGESGVSGRGLLLVELLTDVWGVEARGGGKAVWCEFVVPDRA; translated from the coding sequence ATGGCTGATCGGGGAGCGAGCGCCCTGTCCCTCCCGGACGACTGGCCCGCCCACCCGGACCGGATCCTCGCGCTCAACCGGATGGGCAGCTTCGACTGGGATCTGGACACCGGCCTGATGCAGATGGACGCCCAGGCCCACGACATCTTCGACGTGCGCCCCGAGGAGTACGATTACCATCCCCGAACGCTCTCCAAGCGCGTCCCGCCCGGCGAGGCCCGGCGCCTGGACACCGCGGTCTCCCAGGCACTGAAGGACGGCAGCGAGAACTACGGCGCCTACTTCCGCATCCGCCGCCGCGACGGCTCCCTGCGCTGGACCCACACCCAGGGCTACATCCGGCGCGACGAAACCGGACGGCCCCGCCGCATCATCGGCATCGTCCGGGACGCCACCCAGGAACTCGCCGAGAGCGAGGCCCGCAGCGACCAGGCCGCCCAGGACGAGGCCCGCCGGCAGCAGACCAGCGTCGTCGAACTCACCACGGCCGCCCTCGCCCACGCCCGCACCGTCCAGGACGTCATCGACGCCCTCAAGGACACCCACGGCCTCACCCACCTGGGCGCCACCAGCCTGGTCATGGGCCTGGTCGAGGCCGGCCGCATCCGCCTGGTCGCCGAGGGACCCTCGGACAGCTTCGTGCCCGGCACCCGCATCACCCGGATCGACGAGCCCTACCCGATGAGCGAGGCCGTACGCACCCTCGGCCCCTGCTTCATCGAGTCGCCGGAGGAGTTCGCCGAGCGCTACCCGATCCTCTGGCCGCACATCACCGACCTGAACATCACGTCGGCCGCCTATCTGCCGCTCATCGTCCAGGCACAGCCGATCGGCGCGATGGGCCTGCTCTACAGCGACCGGCGCGGCTTCACCCCCGAGGAGCGCAACATCCTCGTCGCCCTCGGCAGCAGCATCGCGCAGAGCCTCCAGCGGGCCATGTTCTACGAGCAGGAGATGGACCTGGCGCAGGGTCTCCAGCAGGCCATGCTGCCCCGGACCATCCCGAGCGTGCCCGGGGCCGACGTCGCCGTCCGCTACCGCGCCGCCACCATCGGCGGCTCCGTCGGCCGGGACATCGGCGGCGACTGGTACGACCTGATCCCGCTGCCCGGCGGCCGGGTCGGCGCCGTCATCGGCGACGTCCAGGGACACGACACGCACGCGGCCGCGGTCATGGGCCAGTTGCGCATCGTGCTGCGCGCCTACGCCGCCGAGGGGCACACCCCGGCCACCGTGATGGCCCGCGCCTCCGTCTTCCTGCACGAACTCGACACCGACCGCTCCGCGACCTGCCTCTACGCGGAGGCCGACCTGTCCACCGGCGTGCTCCAGATGGTCCGGGCCGGTCACATCGATCCGCTCGTGCGGCACACCGACGGCTCCTGCCGCCGTGTCACCGTCCCGGGCGGCCTGCCGCTCGGCCTGTCCGCCGAGTTCGGCCGCCTCGACTACCCGGTGAGCACCGTGGAGCTGGACCCGGGCGAGACCCTGCTGCTGTGCACCGACGGCCTGGTGGAGCAACCCGGCGCCGACCTCGACGACGGTATGCGCACCCTCACCGCGCTCGTCGCCACCGGCCCCGACGACGTACGGGACCTCGCCGACCGGCTCATCGACGTGGCCGCCGAACGCGGCGGCGACGACGACGTGGCGCTGCTCCTGCTGCGCCGGCGAGGCCCGGACAGCCCGCGGTCCGGGCAGCGGCTCCAGCGCCACGTCGCCCCCGGCGACCCGGCGGCCCTGGCCGAGGCCCGGCACATGATCCGCACCGCGGTCGGCGTCTGGGGAGCACGAGAGCGCGCCGACGACATCGAACTCGTCGCCGACGAACTGATCACCAACGCCCTGATGCACACCGAGGGCTCCGCGATCGTCACCCTGCGGGCCCTCACCGGCTCCGAGCGCAGGCTGCGCGTCGAGGTCGAGGACTCCTCCAGCGCCCTGCCACGCCGCCGTGAGGCGGGCGAGTCGGGCGTCTCCGGACGGGGCCTGCTGCTGGTCGAGCTGCTCACCGACGTGTGGGGCGTGGAGGCACGCGGCGGCGGCAAGGCCGTGTGGTGCGAGTTCGTGGTGCCCGACCGCGCATGA
- a CDS encoding DUF6777 domain-containing protein: MRTPTGTFVTACALFAALLLSGCGGDGDAAGADGALFLQPAAAQGPNPFTDSTATTTVTPSPTPRTPATVSPGGAARVSAGLSGLRSLSGGTPGLYGGTERTGSCDVARQIGHLTREPARTRAFARVAGVSPASVPDHLRGLTPVVLRADTRVTDHGFRAGRAVGRQAVLQAGTAVLVDDRGVPRVRCACGNPLRPPVTPSGTPHTEGTPWPGYRPGRVVVVTPAPQVITTFTIVDAATRRWIERRTGHDVRHDRALPPPVWATNPPAPTPAPSEPPAAVPREPLVPREPGGTSPESGVSPRLDSASSWDTSSPSDVSPPVTAMDPPPADGAGPLPDEASPEDFGGPDVDEVGPDAVPDGPDPPDGAGLIPDDRAADSILGSPTDVFGN; the protein is encoded by the coding sequence GTGCGGACACCTACCGGGACCTTCGTCACGGCCTGCGCGCTCTTTGCGGCGCTCCTCCTCTCGGGCTGCGGCGGCGATGGCGACGCCGCAGGAGCGGACGGGGCCCTCTTCCTCCAGCCGGCCGCGGCCCAGGGGCCGAACCCCTTCACGGACTCCACGGCCACCACGACGGTTACCCCGTCCCCCACACCACGAACGCCTGCGACGGTCAGCCCGGGCGGCGCCGCCCGGGTCTCCGCCGGCCTGAGCGGCCTGCGCTCGCTCTCCGGCGGAACACCCGGCCTGTACGGCGGGACCGAGCGGACCGGCAGCTGCGACGTCGCCCGGCAGATCGGCCACCTCACCCGCGAACCGGCGAGGACGCGCGCCTTCGCCCGGGTCGCGGGCGTCTCCCCGGCGTCCGTCCCGGACCACCTGCGCGGACTCACCCCGGTGGTGCTGCGCGCCGACACCCGCGTCACCGACCACGGCTTCCGCGCCGGCCGGGCCGTCGGCCGTCAGGCCGTCCTCCAGGCGGGCACCGCCGTGCTGGTCGACGACCGGGGCGTGCCGCGCGTCCGGTGCGCCTGCGGCAACCCGCTCCGCCCGCCGGTGACGCCGAGCGGCACGCCGCACACCGAGGGCACCCCCTGGCCCGGCTACCGGCCCGGCCGGGTCGTCGTCGTGACCCCGGCCCCGCAGGTGATCACCACCTTCACGATCGTCGACGCCGCCACCCGCAGGTGGATCGAACGGCGCACCGGCCACGACGTACGCCACGACCGGGCCCTGCCTCCACCGGTCTGGGCGACCAACCCCCCGGCGCCGACGCCGGCGCCGTCCGAGCCACCGGCCGCCGTCCCGCGCGAGCCCCTCGTCCCGCGCGAGCCCGGCGGCACGTCGCCCGAGTCCGGTGTCTCCCCGCGCCTGGACAGCGCGTCCTCTTGGGACACGAGCTCCCCGAGTGACGTGAGCCCTCCGGTCACCGCCATGGACCCACCACCGGCCGACGGCGCCGGCCCGCTGCCCGACGAAGCGTCCCCCGAAGACTTCGGCGGCCCCGACGTCGACGAGGTCGGCCCCGACGCCGTGCCGGACGGCCCCGATCCGCCCGACGGAGCCGGGCTGATTCCCGACGACCGGGCCGCCGACAGCATCCTCGGCAGCCCCACGGACGTCTTCGGTAACTGA